From one Magnetofaba australis IT-1 genomic stretch:
- a CDS encoding FCSD flavin-binding domain-containing protein yields MSKLTRRSFVKAAGGVAAVGLAGCGAASPSIAGNKAQVIVVGGGYGGATAAKYIKKADPNVSVILIEQNKHYYSCPLSNPVLVGMRDLEVQKWGYEGLKKHGITVVHETVTGVDTGAKKVTTAGGVFSYDKLVLSPGVSFNYDAIEGYDEAATKTMTHAWKAGPQTAILRDQIDAMKDGGTMVLVAPPNPFRCPPGPYERASLIAHYFKTKKPKSKLIVLDPKDKFSKFGLFQSGWEKLGYKGKYLEWVPAGEGGKVTRVDPKTNTVYTEMDEFKADVVNVIPPQKAGKVAFLAGVANDKGWCPIDFKTFESTMAKDVYVIGDSSAAAGLPKSGYAANSEAKVAAAAIIASLQGKPAPMPTYVNTCYSILAPNYGISVALVSTLKDGKITKLSGGLSPMEATPAFRHQEALYAESWYQAIMNDTFA; encoded by the coding sequence ATGTCTAAATTGACTCGTCGGAGTTTTGTCAAAGCCGCTGGCGGCGTCGCCGCGGTGGGCCTGGCCGGTTGTGGCGCTGCGAGCCCCAGCATTGCGGGCAACAAAGCCCAGGTGATCGTGGTGGGCGGCGGCTACGGCGGCGCGACCGCGGCCAAATACATTAAAAAAGCCGACCCCAATGTGTCGGTGATCCTCATTGAGCAGAACAAGCACTACTACTCCTGCCCGCTGTCCAACCCCGTGTTGGTGGGCATGCGTGACCTGGAAGTGCAGAAGTGGGGCTACGAAGGTCTGAAGAAGCACGGCATCACCGTGGTGCATGAGACCGTGACCGGCGTGGATACCGGCGCCAAGAAGGTCACCACCGCTGGCGGCGTGTTCTCCTATGACAAGCTGGTGCTCTCCCCGGGCGTCTCCTTCAATTATGACGCCATTGAGGGCTATGACGAAGCCGCCACCAAAACCATGACCCACGCCTGGAAAGCCGGTCCTCAGACCGCTATTCTGCGTGATCAGATCGACGCCATGAAAGATGGCGGCACCATGGTGTTGGTGGCTCCCCCCAACCCGTTCCGTTGCCCTCCCGGGCCCTATGAGCGCGCCAGCCTCATCGCCCACTACTTCAAAACCAAAAAGCCCAAGTCCAAGCTGATCGTGCTCGATCCCAAGGACAAGTTCTCCAAGTTCGGCCTGTTCCAGAGCGGCTGGGAGAAACTGGGCTATAAAGGCAAATATCTGGAGTGGGTGCCCGCCGGTGAAGGCGGCAAAGTGACCCGCGTTGACCCCAAAACCAACACCGTCTACACTGAGATGGATGAGTTCAAGGCCGATGTGGTCAACGTGATTCCGCCGCAAAAGGCCGGTAAAGTGGCCTTCCTGGCGGGCGTGGCCAATGACAAGGGCTGGTGCCCCATCGACTTCAAGACCTTTGAGTCGACCATGGCCAAAGATGTTTACGTGATCGGCGACTCCTCCGCCGCTGCGGGCCTGCCCAAGTCCGGCTACGCCGCCAACTCCGAAGCCAAAGTGGCCGCTGCGGCCATCATCGCTTCGCTGCAAGGCAAACCGGCTCCCATGCCCACCTACGTCAACACCTGCTACAGCATCCTGGCGCCCAACTACGGCATCTCCGTGGCTCTGGTCTCCACCCTCAAGGATGGCAAAATCACCAAGCTGTCGGGCGGTCTTTCGCCGATGGAAGCGACTCCCGCTTTCCGTCATCAGGAAGCCCTCTATGCCGAGAGCTGGTATCAGGCGATCATGAACGATACGTTCGCCTAA
- the soxZ gene encoding thiosulfate oxidation carrier complex protein SoxZ, with protein MANIGNPKVRGPRKPVAKDSIVTIKTMIKHPMESGLRKDSATGDLIPAHHIVLFEAEYLGKKILSADWTGGVSKNPFFSFDMKASATGDVKVTWKDNKGGEWSESASLTVS; from the coding sequence ATGGCGAATATCGGCAATCCCAAAGTGCGCGGTCCGCGCAAACCGGTGGCCAAAGACTCCATCGTCACCATCAAAACCATGATCAAACACCCCATGGAGAGTGGTCTGCGCAAGGACTCCGCCACCGGTGATCTGATCCCGGCGCACCACATTGTGCTGTTTGAAGCGGAGTATCTGGGGAAGAAGATTCTGTCGGCGGATTGGACCGGCGGCGTCTCCAAAAACCCGTTCTTCTCCTTCGATATGAAGGCCAGCGCCACCGGCGATGTGAAAGTGACCTGGAAGGACAACAAGGGCGGTGAGTGGAGCGAGTCGGCCAGCCTGACCGTCTCCTGA
- a CDS encoding thiosulfate oxidation carrier protein SoxY, producing MSESMKSGLTRRSLFGVMGSVGVGAAMLGASSPARADAIADLVAKEMGTGPAGTGSIALGAPDKAENGGLVRIPISVDHPMEPGNYIESLGVFVDNNPKPLVAKFRFTPETGTVNFELRIKMAKPSPVRVVAKSNTGKLIQTSKHVEVAAGGCAG from the coding sequence ATGTCTGAATCGATGAAATCCGGTTTGACCCGTCGCAGCCTGTTTGGGGTGATGGGGAGCGTGGGAGTTGGCGCAGCCATGCTGGGCGCGTCCTCTCCGGCCCGCGCCGATGCGATTGCCGATCTGGTCGCCAAGGAGATGGGCACGGGACCCGCCGGGACCGGCAGCATCGCCCTGGGCGCGCCCGACAAAGCCGAAAATGGCGGTCTGGTGCGGATTCCCATCTCTGTGGATCACCCCATGGAGCCGGGCAACTACATTGAATCCCTGGGCGTGTTTGTTGATAACAACCCCAAGCCGTTGGTGGCCAAGTTCCGCTTCACCCCGGAGACCGGTACGGTGAACTTTGAGCTGCGCATCAAAATGGCCAAACCCTCGCCGGTGCGCGTGGTGGCCAAGAGCAACACCGGCAAGCTGATCCAGACCAGCAAGCATGTGGAAGTGGCGGCTGGCGGTTGCGCTGGTTGA
- a CDS encoding IS110 family transposase gives MSNHIENGQVRVLGIDLGKSVFQLHGVDARGKSVLKQRLKRDKLLEFMAQLPPCLVGMEASSGAHHWARKFQGYGHEVRLMAPQYVKPYVKRHKNDSVDAEAICEAVQRPNMRFVGIKSVAQQEILALHRVRSLAVKNRTALVNQIRGLLAEYGIVFPKSIKQARRAIVLILSDESSEMSANFRVILEDERDELAHLDERIGKYEREIEALAKAEPQCRLLMTIPGVGPITATALLASVGDVRAFKNGRELSAWIGLVPNQHSTGGKAWLTGISKRGNGYLRTLLIHGARAALRVCENKPDRRSQWVVSVSERRGANKAVVALANRMARSAWAMLVKQEAYGASAAV, from the coding sequence ATGAGCAATCATATCGAAAACGGACAGGTACGGGTACTGGGGATTGATCTGGGCAAGAGCGTGTTTCAGTTGCATGGCGTCGATGCGCGCGGCAAGAGCGTTCTGAAACAGCGCTTGAAACGAGATAAGTTACTGGAGTTCATGGCGCAACTGCCGCCGTGCCTGGTGGGGATGGAAGCCAGTAGCGGCGCGCATCACTGGGCGCGGAAATTTCAGGGATATGGGCATGAAGTGCGTTTGATGGCGCCGCAATATGTGAAGCCCTACGTGAAGCGGCACAAGAACGACAGCGTGGACGCTGAGGCGATATGTGAAGCGGTACAGCGTCCGAATATGCGTTTTGTGGGGATCAAAAGCGTTGCCCAGCAAGAAATTCTAGCGTTGCATCGGGTGCGCAGTCTGGCGGTGAAGAACCGCACGGCGTTGGTGAACCAGATTCGCGGACTGCTTGCCGAGTATGGGATTGTCTTTCCCAAGAGCATCAAGCAGGCGCGGCGGGCGATTGTGCTGATTTTGAGTGATGAGAGCTCGGAAATGAGCGCCAATTTTCGCGTAATTCTGGAGGATGAGCGCGATGAGCTGGCGCATTTGGATGAGCGCATCGGCAAATATGAGCGTGAGATTGAGGCGCTGGCCAAGGCGGAGCCGCAGTGTCGATTGCTGATGACGATCCCGGGAGTGGGACCGATCACGGCGACGGCGCTGTTGGCGTCGGTGGGGGATGTGCGGGCGTTTAAGAATGGCCGGGAGCTGTCGGCATGGATAGGGTTGGTTCCAAATCAGCACTCCACAGGGGGCAAGGCGTGGCTGACGGGGATCAGCAAGCGGGGAAACGGTTATCTTCGCACCCTGTTGATTCATGGGGCGCGGGCGGCTTTGCGCGTGTGTGAAAACAAGCCGGATCGCCGCAGCCAATGGGTGGTGTCGGTGTCGGAACGCCGCGGCGCGAATAAAGCGGTGGTGGCGCTGGCCAACCGCATGGCGCGCAGCGCGTGGGCGATGCTGGTGAAGCAGGAGGCCTATGGGGCCAGCGCCGCTGTGTAG